The nucleotide window CTGGCAGACTGCTTGGCCTTCCACCCTTCTCCTACGGCTTTTATGTTATCAAAAATGCCAAAGCTATTGCTTGCATTTAAGTGGTCAACACACACACTCAGGATAAATGTAAAGCATTTGCCTAGTAGGAAATTCTAATCCtagaaattcacatttctgCCACGGGATTTAATTCTGGTAAAGGAAGCAAATGTTGCAGCACTAGCACAGCTGTTAGCTGGGGAAGACTAAGGTCCCACTGGGTAACTGGTACAAGGAAGATTCCAGGAGAATTATCCAGGTAGAATAAGACCAGGCAGGTGCTGGTTTATCTCTTGATCTAGCCTGTCACTGTGCTTGAGCGTGGAACCCTTCTCCACACCACGCAGAGAGCTTCTCACACTACCTGGGGCTCTGCCTACCCAGGCACTGCaacctcccctctccctctccttttgGCAAGCACAGCTCCTAAAGCAGTTTCTCCAAAAGCTTGCCTTCAGGAAGGATAAGCAGAGTTTTTATTTGAGCTGTACAGCTGTGACCTCGCACTGTGTGGGGAAGCCTGAGAGAGGGCTGTGGTTGCTGAGGGTGTCTTGGGCTGGAAATTCTGGACACACAAAGCAAACCAAGGTCAGGGTGCTTGCAGGGGCAAAGGCCTTGCAGAGAAACCAGTTCCTCTATTAGATTTGGGGAGACAACACACATTTTTCTCAAGCTAGGATTGTTCAGTCACAAGATGaagctgtggctctgtgctttccaaaGGCAAGTTGTTGATGCAGGAAATGCAGGCTGCTCCTGTAGGGTGGTCAAACTCTGCCATCACACACTTCTTCCCTGCACGAAAAGGAGAGGAGCCCAGCAGGCCCTGGCAATAACCCTCTGTGCTCAGGAGGCTGCACAGTGAGTGCTCATGACCCTTCAGCCTGCACCACTCTGCAGGCAGTTGAGCTGGAAAGGACTTTCCTGAACCTGTGCACAGGTAAAGCTCTCAAGCTCTCTCTGCTTTACACTCCCTGATGCACCCAGGTCTCTCTTGTCTTGGGGAAATGGGATAGGAGAGACGCTGAGGAAACCACTCACCCCTCAACCACCAGAGTTGCTATAGAGCATCCTGGGGACAGAAGTGCCCAGTCAGGCTGACATCCTTCTTACTGGAAAAACAGCAATTTTGGACAGAAATCAGTGTTGGTGGTGGCTTTTCTCCCCAGCTGAGCCTTCCCCATGCACACCCTGTTGCAGTTGGCTGTGCCAGGAATAGTTCCCTGTGGCACACAGGCTGCTGGTCCTTAGGGCAACAGAAAGCCTAGGACAGTAGCTGGGGCCTTCTGCATATATTTATTTGCATCTACTTTTCTTGAAGGTATGTAGCCCACACCACTCTCAATGCCTTATATTTAtgagcacagcagggaagaaCTACCCCACACTACTGTACCTCCCTTTTTAAGCTTTAAAAAGATGCTACTAGTTACATGGGGTTTAATGTAGGGCAGGAAACCTTTTTTAATGAGATGACTTTCAAAACTGATGTACTTTCGTAGCTGTGATGGAAACCTGCACACTGAAAAGGTTATACTTGAGTTCAGTGTGTCAAAGGAGTGTGTGCATCCATGGAGCAGATGCATTTTGTGAAGGGTTATGTATCAGAGGATAACATAGATCAGAAACAAGGAAGGGTGAGTTTGTTTACATTGTCTAAGTTCAAtaacagaaggaaagagagtGTAAGATGGAAAGTCTTACATACAGTCAACATGAagttaataatatattattattattattgtaaaaATGTAAGTTCCAACCAAAACATCAAAGTTATCATTTGCCTGGTAGCTTCTTTTTAGGacttttctaaatattttgtttattccaATGCTTGTGAGTTTTGTATTTGAAGATTTTCATTAAAGCAATTTATACCAACTTTTGgcaatcttaattttttttaagactcCTTTTTGACATGTTGATACCAGGACACTCCCTACTTTTCTTTTGATCATAACTACCCGTGTTTCTTTTTACTATCAGTAAGAATACCCAAGtacacaaaaatgaaagaagtcCTACACAGGTTGGTGTGTTTCAATTGTGTTTGCCAAGCAGCTCAGAAGCCCTCCACCCAATGTGACTCAGATGTGAAACATGTGCTGGTGACTGGCACACAGGAACTATCAGGAGGGGCCCGGGATGTTTGCACATGCAAATGACAGCTGCTGCCAACCGTGGCTCCTCTCTGAGCCCTGTTCTTGgtggtggggtggggaggggaggttTGATTTACAGCTCAGTAAATCAAAAACCTCGCTCTTTACAAAGTGTTGCACATCAAGCTAATAGCTACTGTTAGCTCTACACAAACAGAGCACGAGGGACAAAAGTGCAGGGAATGGGAAAGATGCTGGATCCCAGCACACCAAGGAGAGTATGGTCTGAAACAGAGATGAACATCACCCCAGGACCAATGCCTGCCCCACCCTTATCTCTGGGGCTTTTATTCCTCTGTGAATGTCATAAACCTCAGGGGATCGAATACACTTATTTGAGAGCAGGGAGAATCATATTTCACACTCATTCCAATTCACTTTTGCCCTTTTGACTCTTGAGGTCAGATTACTTACATTGAATCTCCTAGAAGGTGGAGTAAGTTGCATCACACTTTGGAGCAGGGGATCATTTGGTGTATGTGAAAATAAGGAAACTGATAACCACCTTAGAGTCAGGGACATTTTGACCATCAACTCAGATTTCAGCTAAAGAAGACAGCAGGGCTTTATTAGTCTGAAATGAGCTATTCCCTAGGTTATCTTTCAGTGAAGGCCCAGGCCACATTATTATGAATGTAAATACAGCAGCAGTAACTGTAAAAGTTTACTTTGTAAAAGTTTACTGCTCTACTTCCACGAGCTCCTTAAAATTTTTCTGCAGACAGTCCAGGGTTTCCTTGCCACTTCACACATATAAAAACACCAAAGCAATGTCTACAGAGGACATACACCTGGTGACAATGAGCATCCACGTTCCTACACACATGGCaggcagagaggctgtggggatTCATTGCCAGGATTCACTATTCAATCACACCTCAGGTACTTGTCTGTATCTGAATAAAGCCCATGATGACTTTCTCAGCAAGATATGGAACCTAGATTATTAGCTACTCTTCACCAGAGTTGAGCAGTTCTCTCCTTTATGGTCCCGTGCAAATAGTTTTTCAGCTGTGGAGTACTGCtcattaaaacaataaaacactGGCAAAACATTGGCAAAACATTAAAGTCACTTCTCCATCACATTCATATTTCACTTCCTCCTGCTAGTCAGCATCTTGGGAAATCAAAGTTCAAAATGGTTTCCATTGTCTTCTACCAGTGTGTGAGCCATTCAAGCTGAAGGAAGTGTGTAATGCAAAAGAATTTATACTCTAGAGGGACAATGAACTCCCCAAGGAATCTTTTAGCAGCAAATCTGAGGACACAGACACTGAAACCATGCCATGAAAAGCAAAGGTTTTATGGTTCTCTGCTCTCTGGTTTGTGCAATAACTCATAAGTTGGTGTTGTGACCCTGAAGGTGAGGTAACTGAGGTTCTTGTTAATGAGGTGGAGAAGAGTGAAATGACACATGAATGACCAGTGTTTATATATAGCAGGTTTAGTTTAGAACTACGGAAAGGAGGTATACAGCCGCTTCAGATATTATCTATAGAAATATAACCatagaaaatataaagatagaatttaagaaaatatgtaaggaaaagaaagagaaaggacaaGACAGACAGTGGGAAGATATGAAGGGAATGAGAAGAAtgtgtctttacaaacaaactgTGAGTATGCCTGTAGGTAAAGCTAGATGCTGATAGGTGAAAGAAACAACGGGAGTAACCATAAATTTCAGACAGAGACTTTCTCATCTAAGGCTGTATTAAAATCCTGGACTTAGAGATACAAAGAAAAGGCAGGGGGTGGTGTGCATATTCGAAGGGGATACATATTAGGTGATTTGGGCAGCCTGTACCTCCCAAGTACCTCAGTcaatggggaaaggaagagggtCATGCGGCCGGGAAAATAGGGTTAAAGAAAGCTACGTCCCCCAAAAACTTGAGGGATGCTACAGGAATGCCCATGGTGtctcccttttttttggaaTAAAGTCAGAGGacttctctgtctcctttttggacataaacctccGGTGCTGGGAATTTTTCTGTACAGATAACACCACCTGTGGACCCAGCAACAAGACTTAATTGATGCATTGAATTTTCTTGTGTGATGATCGCAGTGTTGATCCATCAGGGGTGGGGGAAGCCCCTGAAACATGAAGTTCAATGGGTTAATACCAATCCGGTTcaggtgggaatgcccaggtACCTGCCCTGTTGCTAAGCGAAGGTGGGCTTGCCACGGCCACCCgggctgttcctgtgctggTCTGAGATTTCCCAACACACATCCCaagccctctcctcctcccctccagctCGGGGAGCGCAAACCTGGCCACAGCCAAGGTTGCGCTGCTTTCGGATGCCGCTGGGTGTGGGAGTCATTAACCCCCAGCATTTCAGTCCCTCACACACATGGTGGGAGAACTGAGTGAGCGAGGAGACGAGACACAAAGGCCACAtgggaaatctgatttttttcttttttaattacctACAGTGAGGAAAGGTCTTGGAGATGACACGAATGTTAAGAACGATCACGTCAATAAGTTTCGAGGACGAGGATTCCCCTGAGAACACACCAACCCCGCCCCGCCTCAGCCCCGGCGCAGGGTGCCCGGGGTCGCCGCGCATGCGCAGCGCCGCGAGACTCCGTCCGGCGCTAAGATGGCGGCGGCGCTGCTGGCGCGATGGTGCCGGGGTGTTCCCGGGCTCCGGGAAACGCTCGGGCTCCGCGCCGCCCGCCTGCCCCTCGCCGCCGCCCCACCGCTGCTGCTCCGCCGCCTCGCCGCGCCCCCGGGGCCGCGCAGCTTCTCGGCGGCTGAGCTGGTGCGCGCCGCGCCGGCCCCGCTGCAGCCGTACTTGCGGCTCATGCGGCTGCACCAGCCCGCCGGTGAGCGCGGCGGGGAGGGCCGGGGCCGCCCGTGGCCTCCCGTTCCCCGCTGAGCCCGCCCGCGGGTTTTGTCTCCCCGCAGGGACGTGGCTGCTCTACCTGCCGTGCACCTGGAGCATCGGGCTGGCGGCCGCGCCCGGCTGCCTGCCGGACTGGCACATGCTGTCGCTGTTCGGCGTGGGAGCCGTGCTCATGAGGGGGGCCGGCTGCACCATCAATGACATGTGGGACCGCGACTATGACAGACAGGTAGCGAACCGCGGGGCCAGGCCGCTCACAGTGTGCAGTGACACGACAAGCGGGCGTGGCTTCAGATTGaaagagtaggtttagattagatattaggaataaGTTCTTCACTCTTGAGGATGGTGAGGCGTTGAAGTAGGTTGCCCGGAGAAGTTTTAGGTGGCCCATcgctgaaagtgttcaaggccaagttAGATGGGGCTGCaagtaacctggtctagtaaAAAGTGTCCATGCCCACAACACGAGGGTTGGAATGAggtgatcttcaaggtccccttccaactcaagccCTTCTGTGATTCAGAGAACCGAGCATGCGCTCATTCATCTCCATGTCACAGAATCAACAGAATTTTTAGGGTTAGAAGGGATCTCGGGAGATGATCTAGCTCAACCCCCTTGCCAAGGCCAGCTCATCTACAGCAGGTTACACAGGAACACATCCAAATGGATTTTGAATGTCTCCAGGGAGAGAAACTGCACTTAACACATGCTGTTTTTTCTCAGCCATGCACCAAGGGTTCTGAAGGCACTGACGTCCATGAACATCACTAGTGATTCCTTGATGAGTGCAGGCTCCAGCTTCAGGAATTCCTCCATGTTTCTGTCTGACGTGCATGCAATTAATTTGTTTACATTTCCTCCAAAACCAgtagaaagtatttttttcctctgtctaGGACTGTATTAAGTCTTGTAGAATACTCACCTCTGTGTAAGATAAAATACATGCTGTTGTTTGCTTTAGGCAGTACTTGAACAAGTTTATTTTTCAACCTTGTTTTGCACCACAGAACAAACCAAGTAACACTTTTTTGCTACACTTGCTAGTGACAATCTATCCAAGAATTACTCCCCCCCCCCCTAATTTTAGGACCAGCGTTTCCTTTTATTGTTGTATTGTTAATTTTGGCTGTTCAGAGTAtcatgcccagccctgagctaaTCTCCTTCTATTATGTTGTATGTTTTCATTTATCATCTCCCATTTGTTCAGAAGAGGGAAATAAGTAAAAAGCAGTGCCCAGTGTGAGATTCTAAAACGTGCACAGGTTCCAGCTTGGACGGGAACATCCTGATGATGCTGTTTGCTCCTCCTGTTCTTATTTCCTGTATTGTTCCTGTGGTTTTGGAGTTTTGAGTTTTGGCCCTACAAGACACAGACTAATGAGCCAATCCAGTATGTGGAGTTCTTAGTATGGCACTTGTGTTTGTGCTGTTGGGAAGGCAGAGAATCAGAATGGGGTTTATGGAAGCTTTGGATGGTTTAGGGTTTGGAACGTGTTAACAACTACATATGCTAAACAGATTTGATGTGGGGATGTGATAAGTAAAAACGAATTTCAATATAATGGTTTAATTTGTGCATTAAGTGATGTGGTCAGatagaaagttttaaaaattgccTTCACAGCTTTCACAGCTTTTTCTGGGGTACCTTAAAAGGCTTCCTTCAACACAGGTGCCATAAAGGCCAGGCCAACAGCAGGAGTTGGTTGGTGTAGGTGATGGTGTGTCACAGAgatcttttgtgaaaaatcttttctttaggatttttcctctttctgagaagctgtggcctcagcaacaaaatgtaaaccatGGTTATCTGccgctgtggaatgcaacaagtagatccgtgattggtctcctgtgaATGTTtagatttactgaccactcacggcagagctgttcttgctttctgcctaGACACAGAAGTTTGTtgattctttccttttctattcttagcatagcaagcttctgagaacctttctctctattcttttagtatagtcataatgtattatatatcataaaataataaagcaagccttctgaacatgaggtcaacattctcgtctccTCTTCATCCTgaaaaacccttgcaagccctgtaacaaTGGTGATTTGGGGTTTAGATTTTGTGTTACTGATTATTTGGGACATATTTTCTTTAAGTGAAGCATCCCATGTTTGGTTGCACTGTGCAGTGGAATTGGTCACAGCTGTGTTAAGTGCATGTTTACTGCTCCAAAAGCAGTACTTGATGTTAGCATTGCCTGATGGCAGAGGGGAGAACAAGCTAAAAGGGTTTATTTAAATTCACATTATTCAAGCATAGACAAGATACTTTTTATGTACAGAATATTCTGTAAAAGTTGGCTTTTGAACCTCATTGAATAGACTTGACACCATTTTCATCAAAATGCACAATTTCATGGAATTGTTAGGTTGAAAggcacctctggagatcatccagcccagcctggcaagGCAGgggcacctggagcaggtgacacaggaacatgttcaggtggggtttggaatgtctccagagagggacaCTCCAcaatttccctgggcagcctgctccagtgctctgccaccctcagtgtaGAGAAGTTCTTGCTCATGTTGAGGTGAAATTCAGTCATTTGGTGTTCTTTTGGTGTTGGTAATCTTTGGCAAGTATTCaccattcatttattttaaattttttctgacacttgtttctttcttcagtttAGTTTGTATGATTTCTTGCTCCATACAGAATTTCTAAATTCCACTGTATCCCAGTTGGGATTAAATGTCTTTTCGCAGCTATTAACTCCACATCAATGGAACTGGATTCTGAAAATGCCATTagagagaaacaaaagcaaacaacagAATTAGGaccttttcatttctcttcagaaaataggaaaaaaacattgTAAATTGCCCATCAGATACAGATGTACCTAGTGGTaatattatttccatttttaggTTGCAAGGACAGCAAGCAGACCCCTGGCAGCTGGAGATATCTCCACTTTCCAGTCCTTGGTTTTTCTTGGGggacagctcagcctggcactgtgTGTGCTTCTGTGTCTGAATTACTACAGGTGATGTATGAGTtatcttttggtttttaaagtCTGGTTCTTGGTCCTGAGTTAAGCACTGAGATTTTGAGTAGAAAAGGTGTTGGGGTCAGAGGGAGGATGTTATTAGTCATGGAATTGTAATTGAAAGGAAAGAATTAGATCAGTACCATGtacagctcctgcagtgctgcactaCGTCTGCGGATCTTTAGCCTGGCAAACAATAATTCTCTTGGTACCTTTTGCAGTATCGTTCTGGGAGCATCCTCTTTATTCCTTGTGATCACCTACCCTCTGATGAAGAGAATAACATACTGGCCACAGCTAGTTTTAGGTGAGATGGAaagattttttctctttttttaatttcagatgtagtttttggggtgttttacaAGTTAGTACTTGAGCTTTAGCAATCTGATTTTTTATAACTTTATATCAAAATAGAAGTACCTTACAGACAAAGCTCTGTTGTGCCACAAGCTTCTTAATTTATGACAGGCCCTGGCATTgatgtgtggttttggggttggattttttttattattagaaattaattccttgttttgatGCAGTGATAGGAGGTAGAAGAGTAGGgtggaaataaacattttgtcATTTGCAAGTGAGCTGTAGTTTTGCAGTTATTTCAAAACCCTTCTTAAATACAGATTTGTCTGTACAGCATTTCAATCTTCAGCTTCTAAAATAACTCCTGAATAGATACTGATgcgtgggaacaaggggcggggtcaaggggctggcagggggcggggatgccgtgggaacagggggcggggtcaaggggcggggacacctggtgacatcatgtcagcagacgccccctggaaggagtagaggggcggagctgagggtactgcaggaaaggggggGGAACGGGGGAAGGGGTcaggaggaacaggaggagagggggatggggcaggaattttgggatgcttaagaggattttgggaagaagaagaccaggtttgggaagatggcatccaccatcttgtgggccccctagggactgggggccattttggacatcactgctctccggaaagctaacatgtgctctgggttttagaggaggggatacagggggttgggaaagccacgcagcctggccagggctttgtgagCAAGACGactcaggtattcttgcacactctgggagccgacttcccaatgagtgtgctctctttaaaataccaggttttggggaaagaggtttagggaTTTTAGAGctgggagaaacagggagagcagaggtacatggctttacatttggctttttctccatttccttttgtttgag belongs to Zonotrichia leucophrys gambelii isolate GWCS_2022_RI chromosome 4, RI_Zleu_2.0, whole genome shotgun sequence and includes:
- the COQ2 gene encoding 4-hydroxybenzoate polyprenyltransferase, mitochondrial, with translation MAAALLARWCRGVPGLRETLGLRAARLPLAAAPPLLLRRLAAPPGPRSFSAAELVRAAPAPLQPYLRLMRLHQPAGTWLLYLPCTWSIGLAAAPGCLPDWHMLSLFGVGAVLMRGAGCTINDMWDRDYDRQVARTASRPLAAGDISTFQSLVFLGGQLSLALCVLLCLNYYSIVLGASSLFLVITYPLMKRITYWPQLVLGFTFNWGALLGWSAIKGSCEWSVCLPLYFAGVMWTLVYDTIYAHQDKRDDIMIGVKSTALHFRKDTKQWLSGFSLAMLLSLCVTGVNCSQTLPYYSAVATVGAHLAHQIYTLDIDKPEDCWKKFSSNRTVGILLFVGIVLGNLWK